A single Lentimicrobium sp. L6 DNA region contains:
- a CDS encoding aminoglycoside phosphotransferase family protein, which translates to MIRINTEILISKEYQNWQSKVPERIEVLNSGSASSRHYFRLYSGDKTIIATYSTDIRENEAFFYLADYFRQKGIRIPEVYYISEDRYVYLQQDIGDLNLLNYLKSEGLTTGTKQYYKESLEMLMKMQLGARELDYSKCYPRASFDEQSIIWDLNYFKYYFLKVSGVEFDEQLLEDNFQFLAQDLAINELEPYFMFRDFQARNIHIHKGEVWFIDFQGGRRGPMLYDLASLLYQASANLPNAFRKQCLDDYFMLCTPEISQNRMDFDNNFKKILLIRIVQTLGAYGFRGLIEGKPYFKNSIPNALDNLQRLLVQMGGDDKISYFLKILADVVQIKNNFEN; encoded by the coding sequence ATGATTCGCATAAATACAGAAATACTTATTTCAAAAGAATACCAAAATTGGCAATCGAAGGTGCCAGAACGGATTGAAGTATTAAACTCTGGTTCAGCTTCTAGTCGTCATTATTTTCGTTTATATTCTGGTGACAAAACAATAATAGCCACCTACAGCACAGATATAAGAGAGAATGAAGCTTTTTTTTATTTGGCTGATTATTTCCGACAAAAAGGAATTCGTATTCCTGAAGTATATTATATTTCGGAGGATCGCTATGTTTATTTACAGCAAGATATTGGGGATTTAAATTTACTCAATTACTTGAAATCTGAAGGGTTAACCACTGGAACTAAGCAATATTATAAGGAGAGCTTGGAAATGCTCATGAAAATGCAATTAGGTGCTCGTGAACTCGACTACTCAAAATGCTATCCTCGCGCTTCTTTTGATGAGCAGTCGATAATTTGGGATCTCAACTATTTTAAGTATTACTTCCTTAAAGTTTCAGGAGTTGAATTTGATGAACAATTATTGGAGGATAATTTTCAGTTTTTGGCTCAAGATTTGGCGATAAATGAATTGGAACCTTATTTTATGTTTAGAGATTTTCAAGCTCGAAATATTCATATACATAAAGGGGAAGTTTGGTTTATCGATTTTCAAGGAGGTAGGAGAGGCCCCATGCTTTATGATCTGGCTAGTCTATTATATCAGGCCTCCGCTAACTTGCCCAATGCCTTTAGAAAGCAATGTTTAGATGACTACTTTATGCTCTGTACACCAGAAATAAGTCAGAATAGGATGGATTTCGATAATAATTTCAAAAAAATCCTTTTAATACGCATTGTTCAAACACTTGGAGCCTATGGATTTAGAGGATTGATAGAAGGAAAGCCCTATTTTAAAAACAGCATTCCCAATGCTCTGGATAACCTGCAAAGACTACTGGTACAGATGGGCGGTGATGATAAAATATCCTATTTTTTAAAGATATTAGCTGATGTTGTGCAAATAAAAAATAATTTTGAAAATTAA
- a CDS encoding cytochrome ubiquinol oxidase subunit I, with translation MEQFDFTLIDWSRAQFALTALYHWLFVPLTLGITFIIAIMETIYVKTGNVEWKKITKFWMTLFGINFAIGVATGIILEFEFGTNWSNYSWFVGDIFGAPLAIEGIMAFFMESTFIAIMFFGWNKVSKGFHLTATWLTAIGSNLSALWILVANGWMQNPIGMNFNPDTARMEMNNFWEVLFNPNAINKFLHTIYSSYILAAVFVLGISAWYLLKNREAALAKKSILVAAIFGFIFSVLTIGTGDESAREIAKSQPMKFAAMEGLYYGTDHAPLVAAGILKDDPIPENAKKKDFFFEIEIPSALSYMAFLDGDAFVAGIHDLVHGNEEQGIMSYYEKMERGKIARQALTDFKLAKKDNNEAQISKLTAQFEDEDFLNNYFAYFGYSYFDNPHDIIPSVPFSFYSFHIMVVLGGHFLVLFMVVLFFLYKEKLHQMRWLLWLAVWTMPLAYVASESGWIIAEMGRQPWVIQDLMPTMTAVSNIDSNSVIITFALFFITFTALLIAEIKIMLKQIHIGPNEGGH, from the coding sequence ATGGAACAATTTGATTTTACATTAATTGATTGGTCCAGAGCTCAGTTTGCGCTCACGGCCCTATATCACTGGCTTTTTGTACCTCTCACCCTCGGAATTACTTTCATCATTGCCATCATGGAGACCATCTATGTAAAAACGGGGAACGTAGAGTGGAAAAAAATCACCAAATTTTGGATGACTCTTTTTGGAATTAACTTTGCCATTGGAGTAGCTACTGGTATCATATTAGAATTTGAATTTGGCACCAATTGGTCTAACTACTCTTGGTTTGTTGGAGATATTTTTGGAGCCCCACTAGCCATTGAAGGAATTATGGCTTTCTTTATGGAATCTACTTTTATCGCCATTATGTTTTTTGGTTGGAATAAAGTGAGTAAAGGATTCCACCTTACCGCAACTTGGTTAACAGCCATAGGAAGCAACTTATCTGCGCTCTGGATTTTAGTCGCTAATGGATGGATGCAAAATCCAATAGGCATGAACTTTAACCCAGATACAGCCCGCATGGAGATGAATAATTTCTGGGAAGTATTATTTAATCCTAATGCCATCAATAAATTTTTACACACCATATACTCTTCCTATATTTTAGCAGCAGTATTCGTTCTTGGAATTTCAGCTTGGTACCTACTCAAAAATAGAGAAGCTGCTTTGGCCAAAAAAAGCATTCTTGTGGCAGCTATTTTTGGATTTATTTTCAGTGTGTTAACTATCGGAACTGGAGATGAAAGTGCCAGAGAAATAGCAAAATCACAACCCATGAAATTTGCAGCCATGGAAGGTCTATATTATGGTACAGACCATGCTCCTTTGGTTGCAGCTGGAATCCTAAAAGACGATCCCATTCCAGAAAATGCCAAAAAGAAAGATTTCTTCTTCGAAATAGAAATACCTAGTGCCTTAAGTTATATGGCTTTCTTAGATGGAGATGCGTTTGTTGCTGGCATACACGATTTGGTACATGGCAATGAGGAACAAGGCATCATGTCTTATTATGAAAAGATGGAACGAGGTAAAATTGCTCGTCAAGCACTCACCGACTTTAAACTAGCCAAAAAAGACAATAACGAAGCTCAAATAAGCAAATTAACAGCACAATTTGAAGACGAAGACTTCCTCAATAATTACTTTGCTTATTTTGGATATAGCTATTTTGATAACCCACACGATATTATCCCAAGTGTTCCTTTTAGCTTTTATAGTTTCCATATTATGGTGGTACTTGGAGGACATTTTCTAGTTCTTTTTATGGTAGTTCTATTCTTTTTATACAAAGAAAAATTACATCAAATGCGCTGGCTTTTATGGCTAGCGGTTTGGACCATGCCATTAGCCTATGTGGCTTCAGAAAGCGGATGGATTATTGCAGAAATGGGAAGACAACCCTGGGTGATACAAGATTTAATGCCTACCATGACTGCTGTTTCAAATATTGACAGCAATAGTGTCATCATCACCTTTGCACTTTTCTTTATCACATTTACAGCACTGCTTATTGCTGAGATAAAAATTATGCTAAAGCAAATTCATATCGGACCAAACGAAGGAGGACATTAG
- a CDS encoding RNase adapter RapZ has translation MLKIKVNSFSFIYGSIPTDPNNGGGFVFDCRALPNPGRYDEYKSLTGMDEPVVDYLLKEKEVHSFLEQVYTLVEQSVDKYLERGFTDLMVNFGCTGGQHRSVFGAEQLSQHLADKYDDVLIVVRHLAREAAENQKTS, from the coding sequence ATGTTAAAGATAAAAGTCAATAGTTTTTCATTTATATATGGAAGTATTCCTACCGACCCCAATAATGGAGGAGGTTTTGTTTTTGATTGTCGTGCTTTACCAAATCCTGGCAGGTACGACGAGTACAAAAGTTTAACAGGAATGGACGAGCCAGTGGTGGATTATCTCCTTAAAGAAAAAGAAGTGCATAGCTTTTTAGAGCAAGTCTATACCCTGGTTGAGCAATCTGTTGACAAGTACCTAGAACGTGGCTTTACTGATTTAATGGTAAACTTTGGTTGTACTGGAGGTCAGCATCGTTCTGTTTTTGGAGCAGAGCAATTGAGCCAACATTTAGCCGATAAATACGATGATGTATTGATTGTAGTTCGTCATTTGGCAAGAGAAGCAGCCGAAAATCAAAAGACGAGCTAG
- a CDS encoding DUF4492 domain-containing protein: protein MKTIKNIFSFYIDGYRDMTWGKNLWLIIFIKLFIMFAIFRLFFFSDFLGSHFENNRQKSDYVLEQLTTPNK from the coding sequence ATGAAAACAATTAAAAATATCTTTAGTTTTTATATCGATGGCTATAGAGACATGACTTGGGGCAAAAATCTGTGGCTCATTATATTCATCAAGCTATTCATCATGTTTGCCATCTTCAGACTTTTTTTCTTTAGTGATTTTTTGGGATCACACTTTGAAAACAATCGGCAAAAAAGCGATTATGTTTTGGAACAATTAACTACGCCTAATAAATAA